The sequence gcacccttggcacacacacacacacacaccccacacccttggcgcgcacacacacacacacaccccgcacccttggcacacacacacacacacacacaccccgcacccttggcgcacacacacacacacacacacgcgcgcgcgcgcgcatgtggcttgtgggatcttagttccccaaccagggactgaacccgcacccttggcagtgaaagtgcggaGTCCTAcccgctggaccgccagggaggccccaggGTCAAGCCTTCATCTGCGCTGTTGTTTGTCGTTCCGTTTTCCTTCAACACTGAAATCTTTCACCCACCCACACGGCGGCCATGACCCCCGAGGCTGGCGCCAGCAGGGGCCCCTCGCCTACCTTGCTGGCCAGGATGCGGGAGACCTCGTCATCCACAGAGCCAGGGGCCACGGCCAGGTCGGGGTTGCTGCTGCTGATACTCTTAGAGCGTGCCAGGCAGAGGCTGGCGGGGCGGCCAGGGCCACGGGCCAGCGTGGCAGGCTGCACCATCACTGGAGCGGCCCCTGAGGACGGAAGGAGCATGCTCAgccccctgcccacctgccctgaTGACCTCCTGTCCCTTCCCAGTCGGATGCCCTTGGCGGAGCCCCTTCCTTTtcgtgtgttttgttgttgttgttgttttggggttGTTCTTTTGGCTGCATCACACAGCATgaaggaccttagttccccgaccagggattgaacccacgtcccctgcagtggaagcacagagtcttaaccactggacctccagggaagtccccaaagtcaCCTTCTGCCTCTAAACCCCTAGgttcctcacccataaaatgggtGTAATAGTGGCCCAGCCTCATAGCAATTTTGAGAAGGATGAAAAACACGGAGTGCCCGGCATATTGTATGTGTCCAGAAGGGTTACTGGGTATTACTAATCATTTAGCAAatgaaaggagaaggcaatggcaccccactccagtactcttgcctggaaaatcccatggatggaggagcctggtaggctgaagtccatggggtcgctaagagtcggacacaatggagcgacttcactttcatgcattggagaaggaaatggcaacccactccagtattctggcctggaaaatcccaaggacagggaagcctggtgggctgccgtctatggggtcgcacagagttggacacgactgaagtgacttagcagcggcaacaaatgaaaatatcatCCAACTTTACTAAGTGTTCACTGTGCCAAGTATTTCACATGGATTACTATGCCGTTTGGACTTTCCtagaggctcagacggtaaagaatctgccttcaatgcaggagacctgggttagatccctgggtcaggaagatcccctggagaaggaaatggcaacccactccagtattcttgcctggagaatcccacggacagaggagcctggtgagctacaatccatggggtcgctgagtaactaacactttcacttgccaTTTATTATTACTAACACTCCCACAAGAGAGGCACTAGTATTGTTGTTTAAAAGATAGGAAGACAGGCCAAGAGAGGTAAAGGCattgcctgaggtcacagaacTCACAGGCAGAAATGAAAGCCAAACCCAGGCTGCTCTGCTCTAGTCCCTGCTTGCTAACTGGCTGAATCGCTTGTCAATAAAATTTATAGAGACCACAGTCCTAGGGCTGGGGTACAAAgttctctctctcgctctcctATACCTTGTATAAACCAACCAAGGCCTGtagcctcaggacctttgcacatgccTTCCCTTTGCTTAGGATGCTTCTCTCCCAGGTATTTCTTGTGCCCCCGAGTCTCCCACCGACACTCACCACCTGGGAGGCTgggctctgtgccaggcagtcGAAAGGCATAGTAGACATATGCAGCCAGCAGTGGGCAGTGACCACGGGTGTCCTGGGCACCCTCTAGGCTCCGGTGGACGAGGCTGACCACGTGGGCCATTGCTTCAAAGGCGCCACGACCCAGGTTCACTGCCGGGCAGAGCAGAGGTTAAGTTCCAAGCTCCTACTTCAGGGTCCAAGGGGGTCATGTGGTCTTCAAAAGGTCAGGGGACTAGGGGACTGAGGGGCCATTTTTCAGATTGGAAAGTTGAGCCCAGAGAGATAAATGGGCTATGGGAGGTCACCACTAGTCACTGGGCCCACTCTCTAGATGGGGAAACTAAAGTCTGAGGCTGTGACAGCTCACCAATCTGGCCACCAATGACCGGGGGTCGCACAACCAGACGAACGAGCTTGTCCAGTACGTGGTGGGAGAAGGCGACGAGGGGCTCGGGGCTGGCGAGGCGCAGGGCCGCCAGGCTGGCCCGCAGCTCCTGCTCCACAGTGCCCTCGCTCAGCACCGCGTCCTTCAGCCGGAACGGAaaggccccctcctccaggacgTGCACCAGGGTGAAGAACTTGTCCAGGTGGGGGTCCTGGTGGGGGACCAGGTGAGCAGGGTAGGAACAGGGAAGGACCCAGGGTTTGAGCGGGAGACTGAGTAGGTCAAGACAGTGAGGCCGGAGACCagtgaatggaaaagaaatgaggagggagcttccctggtggtccaatagttaagaatccactcgtcaatgcaggggatgtggattcgAACCCTGgcccgagaagatcccacatgcccatggAGCAACTACGCCTgggcaccacaattactgagcccaggctctagagcccacatgccccaactactgaagcccacacactgcaactaaaatCCGCGTGCCCGAGAGCCTgcactccacaagagaagccaccgcaatgaggcgcccatgcaccgcaactagaggagcccccactcactgcaacttgagaaagtgtgcgcagcaacgaagacccagcacagccaaaaatagatagatagataaattgaaaaaaaaagacaggcgcGATCACAGACATAGCAAGGGGCaaactgggggcagggggaagaggAGAGACCATGCAGAAAAGGCCAAAGCTCCAGCTGCGATGGCCATCGGCATGGCCACCCCCGCCTGAGTCAGCAGCTTCCCTGGGAGCCAGCCTTGCTGGCCAAAGTCACGTCCATGGCCCAAGGCCAGGCCTCCCAGGACAGAGGAAAGTGTTGCCCAACCCCAGGGCCAGACTCCTGGGTTGCGGCCCCGCCCCCTACCTGGGGATGCACAGAGGACACAGCTGTGAGCTCCACGCTGAACACACCCTTGTGACCATCCACCCAGCGCATGCCCGGCAGTGCCACCTGTGGGAGGGACACGCCAGGTGGACACGGgcccaccctcccctgccctgaCTCAGCCATTGCGACACTGTGGCCTGACTGTGGCCCTGCCTGGGGGAACTGCTGGGCACCTTGCCCCCTGGACCCGCAGCCCAGCCCAGAGATGGGGGCGGATTGTGGGCAGCACTGACGGGGGTCCCCTGGGCAGGCTCAGGGATGCCCAGGACACTCATAGGAGAAGGGAGACTGAGGCTGAATGTTATTGGAGGGAATGAACAGAAGACAGCATAATGAGAGGATCTGGTGCAAATGAAAGGGTTTGTGCGAGGCTGACACAGCATTCCCATGGGGAGGAAGTGCTCTGGGGAGAGTGTCAGGCAGGCAGGGCTGCAAACAGGGGCCTGAAGCGGCGAGGCAGTGGGGTCTTGGTGGGGAACAGTGAGTGCAGAGGTGGGGGGGCATTAACAAGGGAGGGACACCCCACAGCAGGGAGGGATACACATGGGGCAGGAAGACACACAGGATTAATAACAGGGATGGGTATGATGAGACCTCAGCAGAGGACAACGTGCCCAGGGGTGCTGCGGGAAGGAAAGCAGGGCATGACTGGGGTTCTTGGGACCCGGTGCTGGTTGGCAGGGGGTCCAGGGCACGCACATCCGGTGTGAGCACGGAGTAGCTGGGCGGGGGCTGGTCTACCGACACGGGGAGGCAGAAGGGGCCTGTCCTCAGGCGGCCGTGCTGCAGCAGTGGGATCCACTGGGGAGAGACAGGGGGTCAGATGTGGGGCCGGACAAGGGCCAGGAGGGCGGGGCATGGATGGGGAGAGGCGGTGGGGGGCTCACAGTGAAGCCCACAGGAGTCTCCAGGGCCGTGCCAGGCCGGGGCTGGCAGCTGACGTGGTAGAAGGTGAAGAGCAGATGGTGGTTCTCAGTCACGCAGGCGGGAAGACGCAGCTTGAACTCCTCGTAGAACTCGGGAGACCTagggggccaggctgggggtTCTGCTGGGAGCTGGGCTCCCCCTTGCCTGTCTCACCCCCTTTGCCAGGCCCCACTGTTCCTGCTGTCTGCCTCAGGTGTCCCCATTTGCACTCCAGGAGCCTGCCCATCCCCCGCACCCCTCTTCCTGCCCATCTGTACCCCCACcagtcccccaccccagcccacataCTTGTTATGGTAGACCACCGGTGCGAAGGCTTCACGGGTAAATTCACTGCAGCTGGACTTGCCAAAGATGACCTGGGGGGAGCAAAGGCATGAGGGACTGGCTGGGGaccaacccctgccccctgcccctgggTCCAGCCACTGACCGGCAGGGCCTGGCTGGGGTCCTCGCCTGCCATGTACTGCACTCGCACGGCGAGGTTGCGCACGGAGCCCTGGCGGCTGCTGAAGTTGAGGCTGTGTGGGTACACGTACAGCAGGCTCCTGCGGGGGCAGGGGCATGTCCACGTCAGAGGGACAGAGAGCCTGGGGGACAGTGGCCACCCCACCGGGACACGGAGGGCTGGGTCAGGGACAGTGATGGGCAGCAGGCGGGCGATGTGAGCGCAGAGAGCGGGCAATAGACAGGTACCATTCAGAGCACAGATGAGGGAACAGAGTGACAGAGGGTGGGAATACAGAGGGACTTCAGGGCCACTGAGGGTGCACGGTGaggcagaggagacacacaggtgCTCAGGCCCAGGCTGACCTACGCCTCATCCAGCTCAGGAGCCTGACTGCCCCTTCCCTCAGAAGAGGCCCCTGGAGTTATATGGCCTCTCTCTCAGCTGGGGAAATGGAGGCGAGAGTTGGAGGCAAGAGCAGGGCTGAGGTCAGggttctgcctccctcctccagagTAAGCTTGTACATGCCCCAGCAGCGCCCTGGGTCTCCGCTTCCCTAACTATATAATGAGGGCATCAAGCCTCCCAGCTGAGCCTTTGTCATTATCAATGATATTAAGCAACAATAATGTCAATAATTGCACCAAACACTAATGCGGGGCCAACTGTGTGTCGGGTTTTGTTCTAAGCACCTGACGTGAAACGACTCATTTATTTCTTACCAGTAGCCTATAGGGGGGGAACCTCACATCATCCCCCATTTCACAGTCACAGGCAGGGAAACAGAAGCACTTGCCCACAGTCATCCAGGGAAAAAAACAGCAGTGAGCATTGATCCAGGGCACATGGAGGTCCTGGAGTcaggctgtgtggccttgaaAGGATCTCTACCACCTGCTCCCCTAGCTTTTAACCAGGTCAACAAAGACTCGGGCATTGCAGGCTTTGAGAAGGTTATGAGACCAGCTACTGTGTAATAGCAGCGGGACAGTTCTGGGTGAACCACTGGCGAGCATAAAAGCCTCACTGTTATTGTCATTACTGTTGTGCCCATCCACAGATGGGAAACGGAGGCTAGGAGCCGTAGGGTTCTCCAGCCAGGCCTGGGCCTATCCTCTCACCAGTGCCCCAGCCCACACCTGGCCCCAAGCCCCTCCCAGCGTGATTCCAGCGTGGCTGGCTGGACATCCGCCTGACGCAACTGTGGTGCCACCTCCAGGCCCTTGCTCAACACGGGGCACCCAGCTGGCTGGTTAACGATTGACCTGAAGTTAAGGTGGGGGTGTTAAGGCATAAAAGGCAGCCCCTCTGGGGCTGTagccacaccctccccagccctccagccATGCCCGTGCTTGTGCTGTGCTTGCTGTGCGCCCTGGCAACGACGGCCCAGCCGGCACTGGTGGGTTTCACGAGTGGCTCAGAGCCAGCGCAGCAGGAGGAGCTGACCCTACTCTTCCACGGGGCCCTGCAGCTGAGCCAGGCTCTCAACGGGGTGTACAAGGCCACGGAGGCACAGCTGACAAAGGCCGGGGACAGCCTGAGCCTCTATGGCCAGGTGCTGGGGCTCCTGGGGAAGGAGGTCAGCCAGGGCCAGGATGCAGCCCAAGAGCTACGTGCGAGTCTATTGGAGATGCAGGTGGGCACTGCAGCTGGGGTGTTGTGGGGTGGGTAGGAGTCTGTGGTGGAGTTATGCCTGGGCTGACCTTTGGGGTTTTCCCAGGAGTGAGGGGGTTCCTGGAATACAGGATTTCCAATGTTAAGATCAGGCTGATCTCAGCAGGTCATCCTACTAACATCCACCATCTATTGGTAGATAGAAGAGGATGGTCTCAAGCTGCAGGCAGAGGCCACAGCCCAGGCGCTGGGGGAGATGGCCCGGGGACAGCAGGTGCTGTGGGAGAAAATGACGCGGCTAGAAGCTCAACTGAAGGGCGTGTGGCTGGGCCATGCCCGCCAAGAATTCGAGGCCTTAAAGGTAAGGGGTTCCTGGCCCTGGGGGAATCAAGACCTCGATTCACAATCTGACCTCATTTCTGAACCTTCTGTCCCCCAGACCCCCCAGACCCAGTTAAGGCTTCTGGTACCCTGGCCTCTATgctatgtgaccctgggcaaaaGCCATGTGCCTTCCCATGCCTCAGTTGCCTTATTTGTAAATAAGAACAACAACTATGTCTCAAAATAGAGCCAGGGACTCAGTGCAGATAAAATCCTCAAGCTGGGATGGGGCACATAGTGGTTATTCAATAAATGCAAACTGGAGCGTTTCTGGAGCACCTGTGATGCACCCAGCACTGTTTTATACCCTCTAATAATCTCtatcatgggcttccttggtggctcagaggtaaagaatccgctcgtgatgcaggagacacgggttcgatccctgggtcaggaagatcccctggagaaggaaatggcaacccactctagtattcttgcctgaaaatcccatggacagaggagcctggtggactatggtccacggggttgcaagagtcgaacacaactcagcgactaaatCATCACAATCTCTATCATGCTCAGAACAATCCCACAGATGGACTCCTatttcatccccattttatagctgGGAAAGTTGAGGCCAAGGAGTGGCAGTGGCTTGTGGATCACACAGATACAGTGGGAAGCGGGAGATTCTGGGCAGAATCCAGGGATGGGAGGTGAGGGGGCCCCCAGCTGAGGGTTCTGTCCTGACCCACAGGCCCATGCAGATGAGCAGAACCACATCGTGTGGGTCCTCACGGGTCATGTGCAGCGACAGAAGCAGGAGATGATGGCACAGCAGCAGCGGCTGAGACAGATTCAGGAGAGGTGAGCCTGGCGGGGGTCTAGGTGCGCGAGGGCAGCAGAATAGGGGTATCCCTGTGCCTTGGCTAAGCCTCACCTCCTTCCCAGACTCCACATGGCTGCGCTCCCAGCCTGAGCCTGAGCCTGGGCAGAACTGAGGACCAGTCATGCACCGagggacacagccctgccccATGCGGCCCCCACATAGGGAGGAGCTGCCCATCCGCTGAGGTCAGCCAGGGCGCTGGGCCCTGCTTCCAGTCACGGAGCAGAGAGGGAAGCAGGCGGGGATGCAGGCAGAGAACATGGACGGTCGAGGAGGGGTGGAGGAAGGATATGCCCCTTCATGCCTATACATCCCCTATTAAAGCACAACAGTGGCATCTCAGGCCAGCgtctgtgtgtgttggaggggagGAAGCAGACCTTACTCCGCATGATGACCCCCATATTCAAGTGCCCGGCTGCCCCAGAGGTTGTACCTGTAGCTGGTGTGGGGGGCATAGACCTCACGGGCAGGGAACTCCAGGATCTCCTTGGTGGGCCGGCCCCTGGGGTCTGGGTAGGGCTTGACGTGAAGCAGCTCCGGGGAGAGGCAGAAGTGAGGGTTCTCAGGGGCCGGGGAAATGTCGATCTtgagctgggctggggagggggagccAGTTTGCACTTTCCTGGGAGTCTCCACCTGGGGTCCCCTGCCCCGCCCACACACTCTGAGCTCAGGTCAGGGCTCTGACCCTCCCACAATGCCCTCTGGTGGCTCCATCTTTCAGGTGCTGTGGCAGGAAGTCACCCTTAACTCCCGTTGCGGCCTCCCATCTTTGAGGAGCTCTGCCCACATTCCCCGTTTGACCCACTACCTGTCTTCTTTATTCTGCTTCTCATCTCTGGCCCCCACTGGAAGGTCACCCCTGAAGTCAGGGCTTTGTCTATCACAGTCACCAAGATCTGGCGCAGCAGATACGGGTTTGAGTGACTACATGAGTGACACGTCTCATGCACGGGGCACACCACGCACCGGTCACAGGACGCAGGCGTCGCAACAGGGATGTCGGGCGCCGCATGTCAGCCAGGAACTTGAAGAGGTCCTCGTCACTGAGCCGCTCAGCCTCCTGCACGAACCCGCCCCAGTGACCCAGGGTTGAGGGGTTTGGGGATCCCCAGGGATCGTGCGGCCGCAAGAGGGAAATGGGGATGTGTGTGGGGTCCCCCTCTctcagccccctgcccacccGCCACCCCCAGCCACGACACCTGCTTAAAGAAGTTGGTGACGGTTAGTGTGGCTGGGCGGAAACCAGAGAAGCTGCAAGCGTCGTCCCCACTACTCGTCCGGTCCTGGGGTCCCCGACGGCGGCGGTCAGTCCAGGCGGGTCGGCGCTCTAGGGGAGACAGTGATGGAGCGACAGAAATGAAGGGTGCGGGGAGCCAAGACACTGCACACTCAGGCCTGGTACCTAGTCCGGCCAGCAGAGGGcgccccttccccaccctggTAGCTCCGCCCCTGGCCCATCGGCCCCGCCTCCTCACCGCCCTCTGAGTCTGAGTCCCGGTCTGGCTGGCCGGCGCTGCTCACGATGTTGGCCAGGTGCACAGCCGTCCAGGCGAAGGGCATGCGATAGCGGCCCAGACGGGTGCAGAACTGCTCAGCCGCCAGGCGCAGCTTCTCCAGCTTCTCTTTGTTCTGGGAGGAGACCCCCGACACACCCCACCCCCGACAAGCTCAGTGTCCCAGGCCTGCTGAATCCAGGATCTGCTCTGCGGGGGTACCCCTTCAACGCTCGCCCCAGCCTCCCACGCTCACCTTGGCTGTGTCCGCCTCCTTCATCACCATGTAGGGCTCGCAGCACTCGCTAATGTCTCCTTGCTGCAGCACCTTCTCCAGCTGAGGGGCGGGCAAGCCCGGTGAGGTGCTGCCAggaccccaccctccccacctcactcccAATCTCTCTGACCTTTACCGTCACCCAAACATTCCACCCAGCTAGGGCTTTCGCTCCAACACCTCCCACGGCTCCCACTATCCCTTGGACTGAGTGCTAGCTGTCAGCCTGCATAACTAGCTGCCCCCGCCCCCAAACCCGACTCCATTTTTCCTCCCAtgtttatatctttatttcttaGTATAAGCAAAGTCCACTCCAAGCATGGCTCTAGGCCTGGACTCTAATCCTGACCACTTGGGGGCTGTGGGACCTTGAGCACATTCCTTCTGGATTttgtgcctcagcttccccatctgtaaaatgggccccatcccaacccccaccttcctgggctgggaggagcaaAGGCCAGAATCCTTGTGAAGCATGACTGACTGGAAGCAGTGCCTGCCTGAAGGTGTCCAATTAATGTCATTAATTAATTGATCAAAAACTAACTGAACATCTGGGGAAAGGAAATTTGAGCTCACTCCTGGAAACAAAATCCCAAACCATGCACCAATTAAGTTTTCCCACCCCTAATAAGCTGAAAaactcaaccaaaaaaaaaaaaaacaaacaccatttTAAATGTCTTCCCACATGTGCCAGGATGCCATTTCTCCCCAGGCTGCCTACTCATGGGTGTTAGCTCAGCTGTCACCTCTCCAAGAAGCCCTTGGTGATTTCTCCCCACCTGGGTTCATTCAGAAGCTCCCTGTGGGCTCAGGCTTCCTCTTGGGCTTCCCCCATGATAGCTCTGCTCACCATTCTTGGTGACATGTCTTCTTCTGTGAGAGCAGGGACCTCACCTGTGGCCTTCACCATGATCAACCCCTTGCCAGCCCCAGTTGGTATACCTTGATGACCAAGAAGATGTCAGGCGAGGGGTAGGTCACAGAGAAGATAGCAGAGCGGGCCAGGGTCGAGATGGCAGGATGGGTGATGTGGGCCCGCAGTAGCCCCTTCATGGAGTCCGAGTTCAGGTCAAAGTAGAAATTCTCTGAGATCTAGGGACACAAgaaacagctgagccaccacccCCAGGAAGACCATCACCCTGCAGCAAGGAAGAAGAGCaggtgggaggaaggggaagaaagggGCTCCTACCTTCTTTTTCTCTCGCACATCGTATAGGGCCAAGATgccaaagatgggctcgatttCAATCTCGAACCTGCAATGAGTGGGGGCTCTCTGGCAGCGGCTGATCTTGACCCTCCCATCTCCATATGCCCTCTCCCTCTTGAGGTCCAGCTCAGCCTTGGTGCACTGGGAGGGGAGGGCATCTGATtcccactgggtcacaaagaagcACCATCTAAGGACTTgtaggaaaggcctgtcccattttgcaaaaggggaaactgaggactatcctggtggtccagtggataagaatccctgccaatgcagggaacacgggttcaatccctggtccgggaagattccacatgccacggggcaacgaagcccgtgcaccacgactcgtgagcccacgctctagagtccatgctccacaacaagaagccaccaaaatgagaagcttgagcaccacaactggagagtagcccctactcgatGCTACTAGAAAAGGCCAAGGCACAGCAACaaaacccagcatagccaaaaagaaaaagaaaaaaaaaaaccttaaatttGAGGCTCACCACTGCCCTGCATGGACCAAACCCACCCACCTCTTGGcctcatttttcctttctccagatctTTGTGTGTTGTGTCTCCCACCTAGAGAGCCCCCTGTGGTCATCCCAGTTATACAACTTGCATACAGTAGACGCTCACTGTtggttgaatgactgaatgagccTACAGAGCTGGTTCCCAGCCTGTGTGTTGGAGGCAGGCGGCCTAAGGCCCACCACAGCCTCAGGCCAGATGGGGCCTCCCTTTCCTGCCTCCATCCAGGCAGGAACTCAGGGTAGGGAGGGGCAGGGCCGGGCTTGGGTCCAAGGCCACATCCTGTTCCGCTCCATTCCCACGCACTCTGGCTGCTCCCCAGGGCCGATGTGGAGGGGGCTGTGGCAGCAAGAAGCCAGGCCCAGGGTCACCAGCGCCCCCTTTGGCCTGGGTGTCAGCTGCAGACTGGGCGAGGGCCAGACTCTGGCTTCACAAGTCACTGTGATCTTGGGCACAATGACTTCACCtccctatgcctcagtttcccacttGTACCCACAACGTGATGTTGTGGTGAAGGTCAGAGATAATACacgtggagggcttccctggtggctcaggggtaaagaatccgcttgccagtgcgggagacacaggtttgatctctagtaCGGTGAGATCCcgcatgccctggagcaactaagcctgtgcaccacgactactgagcccaagtgcggCAACCACGGAAGCCTGTGCGCCTAGAGCTCACGCTCTGCAAcctgagaagccaccacaatgaggagcccAAGCAcggcagctagagaggagcccctgcccgccgaaactagagaaagccagtgcagcaacgaagacccagcacagccgaagtttttaaaaaattaaaataaatttaaaaaattttaataaaaaatacacacacacacatacatatagaaagaaaaaataaacatggaaGGCTGAGAACTGAGGCTGGCACACAACCGGAACTTAGGGTTAGTGGCTCTGAATAATGAAAGAAGTCTTATTTCCCAGCCTGAAAGTCTATGGGGGGGTCCCCGTGGTCTCAGGGCTGCACACAGTAATGGCATGGCTCGCACAGTGAGTGCCGACTGTGTGCCTCACCGTAATCCCCCATGGCCCCCCCTCGCGTGCCTGAAGGGAGGGACGGATCAGCACACTCACTTAAGCGACAGACACTtgaccaggatcctctgtccaaagTGCTCTCGCGGTGGCTCTGGGCGGTTGCAGCGTTCCACAGCCTCATCCTGCCAAGAGCCAAAGGGGCAGCTGGGACACATCCTCCAGGGAGGGGTTGGAACGTGTGGCCTGAGACCAGCTCTACCCTCAACCTGATTAAGCTTTCAGTCCCTGGCCTCtgagcctttgcacatgctgttcccccAGCCTGGAATgccctccttctcccttcctcctggccTGGCCAATACCTGCTCATCAGCAGGTCACAGTTTAGCTggcacttcctccaggaagccttcctccaCCCGGAGGTATCTGACACTCCAGGTCCTCACCagaccctgatgcagggggcCCCATGGCTGGGACACAGAGGGCTGTGAGCGGGAcaatgtgcgtgcgtgtgtgctaagtcgcttcagttgtgtccgactcgttacaacactatggaccatagccctccaggctcccctgtccctaggattctccaggcaagaatactggagtgggttgccatgccctcctccgggggaggTGAGACGGgagaggtcttcctgacccagagctcaAACCAGCATCCCTtaatatctcctgcactggcaggtaggttctatATCActaatgtcacctgggaagccgtgaGGGACAACGACACACGGCTCATCATGGCACTActctgggttgtcatttcctgtaGGGAGGTCTCTTCTCCACCAGACTGAACTCAGAGGGCAGGGACTGGGTCTATCTTGTTTATGGCTGTATCCCCAGTGGCTGCTATGTAACAGGCACTCACACATCCTGGTTGGATAAATACAGAGGTATGTAGTAGGTACCTATTATAATGTGGTTGAACGAACATAGATGTATACAGAAAGTATCTAATTAATGCTGACTAGACATACATACTAGACACCCAGTAAGAACTGGTTGAATAAATATAGGGCTATACAGCAAGCACTAACTAAATGGCTGAATTAAAACACAGATATATATACTAGGTGCTTAATAAAAGTTAGTTGGATATAAACAGACGCTCAATAACTTAGTTGCTCAAATGCTGTTTGCTTCAATAGAAAACTATACAGTAGACATGCAGTGAACACTGACTGAATAAATATGAGTATACAGTAAAAGCCCAATAAATGCTGGGTAGATAAAAATAAAGGGATATATAATAAGTAATAGTCATTaaatagagctgactcattggaaaagatactgatgctgggaaagattgagggcaggaggagaagggggctacagaggatggggtggttggatggtatcactaacacaacagacatgagtttgagcaaatttcaaaagacagtggacagggaagcctggcgagctatcgttcatggggtcgcaaagagctagacacgacttagggactgaacaacacagTGAGTGCCCAATAAACACTAGGTGGATAAATACAGGCATATATAATAGGTGCTTAAtgaacagtgaagtgaagtcgctcagtcgtgtccaactcttcacgaccccatggacaccaggctcctccgtccatgggattttctaggcaatagtactggagtggattgccatttccttctccaatgctggtTGATTAAATGCCGTTTGTTTAAAGACTATACAGTAGGCATACAATA is a genomic window of Ovis canadensis isolate MfBH-ARS-UI-01 breed Bighorn chromosome 5, ARS-UI_OviCan_v2, whole genome shotgun sequence containing:
- the ANGPTL8 gene encoding angiopoietin-like protein 8 isoform X1; translated protein: MPVLVLCLLCALATTAQPALVGFTSGSEPAQQEELTLLFHGALQLSQALNGVYKATEAQLTKAGDSLSLYGQVLGLLGKEVSQGQDAAQELRASLLEMQIEEDGLKLQAEATAQALGEMARGQQVLWEKMTRLEAQLKGVWLGHARQEFEALKAHADEQNHIVWVLTGHVQRQKQEMMAQQQRLRQIQERCCGRKSPLTPVAASHL
- the ANGPTL8 gene encoding angiopoietin-like protein 8 isoform X3, encoding MPVLVLCLLCALATTAQPALVGFTSGSEPAQQEELTLLFHGALQLSQALNGVYKATEAQLTKAGDSLSLYGQVLGLLGKEVSQGQDAAQELRASLLEMQIEEDGLKLQAEATAQALGEMARGQQVLWEKMTRLEAQLKGVWLGHARQEFEALKAHADEQNHIVWVLTGHVQRQKQEMMAQQQRLRQIQERLHMAALPA
- the ANGPTL8 gene encoding angiopoietin-like protein 8 isoform X2 produces the protein MPVLVLCLLCALATTAQPALVGFTSGSEPAQQEELTLLFHGALQLSQALNGVYKATEAQLTKAGDSLSLYGQVLGLLGKEVSQGQDAAQELRASLLEMQIEEDGLKLQAEATAQALGEMARGQQVLWEKMTRLEAQLKGVWLGHARQEFEALKAHADEQNHIVWVLTGHVQRQKQEMMAQQQRLRQIQESHQDLAQQIRV
- the ANGPTL8 gene encoding angiopoietin-like protein 8 isoform X4, translating into MPVLVLCLLCALATTAQPALVGFTSGSEPAQQEELTLLFHGALQLSQALNGVYKATEAQLTKAGDSLSLYGQVLGLLGKEVSQGQDAAQELRASLLEMQIEEDGLKLQAEATAQALGEMARGQQVLWEKMTRLEAQLKGVWLGHARQEFEALKAHADEQNHIVWVLTGHVQRQKQEMMAQQQRLRQIQEREELPIR